Within Paenibacillus sp. RUD330, the genomic segment CCCGTCGGAGATGAACGCCCGCATCAGCTGGACATCCGGGTAGGCGGCAGCGCCTGGGCGAATCCGTGATGAAGCGCGGGCAAAACGTTCCCCTTGACGGGGCCGGAATGCGGCTGCTCAAGCCCGGCGTAACCTTCGAGACCAAATGTTACGAGGAGGATTGGCGGGAGCTGCTGCAGACGGATCGGCTGAGACGGACGATCGAGCGCCATGCGTTCCCTTTTGCCGAGAAGGTTCTGTACATCAACAACGTCAGCCGCCCGGAGCTCGTCGCCCGGCATGCGCAGCGCCTGGTGGATGAAGGCGTCCTGACCTCTTATGCGGTCGTGGAGGCATGCAGCGGGGAAGCGCTGGATTTCTTCGGTCTGAGCGAGGACAGCTTTGCGGGAGGCTATTATTATTCCATCGCGGAGCTCGTCGCCATCTACCGGTGCCGGACGGAATATCTCCTTCATTATTCGGGAGATTCGATGCTCGGCGATACGCTGCCCTGGATCTCCCCGTCTCTGGAGCGGATGCGCGCCCAGCCTGCCCTTGTATGCGCGAGCCCGGTTCCCAGCGGCGACGAGGAGGGGGCGCGGCAGGAGGCTTTGACGGCCGATAAGGATTTCTACATCGGCTACGGCTTCTCCGACCAGTGCTATCTGGTCCGGACAGAGGATTTCCGGGCGAGGATCTACGGGGAAAGCCATCCCGCATCGGCCCGTTATCCCTCATACGGGGGGGAGCTGTTCGAGAAGCGTGTGGATTCGTGGATGCGGAACAACGGATATATGCGCCTCGTGTACCGCCATGGCAGCTATATCCACCAAAATATCAGGCGGGATGTGACGGCAGAGGCGGAAGGGGCGGCGGAGCCTGTGCTGGCCTGCTACCGGTCGGGCATGGCGGCGATGGAAGGGCTGGATTACGAGTCGGCCATCGTCTGGTTCCGCCTCTCCCTGACGGCGGCTTCGCGCCTCTGGCAGCAAGGAAGGGAGACGGAGCGTGAGCTGAGATGGCTTCCGCATCTGCAGCTGTCGGTCTGCTACGATCGGCTCGGCAGGACAGAGGAGGCGCATGCCAGCAACGAAGCCGCTGCGGCATACGCTCCTTCCGGGCATTTCAGCATCGAATATAACCGGGCTTATTTCCGCTCCCTGATGCTGGATTCCGCCCAGGCGGAGCATCCGCCGGCAGAAGAGGGGGAGGCGGCCGGCGGGACGCTGCTCTCCCTGTTGATTCCTTCGTTGCCGGAGCGGAAGGAGCGGCTGGATCCGCTGCTGGAGACGCTGGCTCTCCAGACCGCAGGCAAGCCGGTCGAGCTGATCGTCATGACGGACAACCGGCGGCGCAGCACGGGAGCCAAGCGCAACAGCCTGCTGCAGCAGGCGCAGGGGCGCTATGTCGCTTTCA encodes:
- a CDS encoding glycosyltransferase family 2 protein: MKRGQNVPLDGAGMRLLKPGVTFETKCYEEDWRELLQTDRLRRTIERHAFPFAEKVLYINNVSRPELVARHAQRLVDEGVLTSYAVVEACSGEALDFFGLSEDSFAGGYYYSIAELVAIYRCRTEYLLHYSGDSMLGDTLPWISPSLERMRAQPALVCASPVPSGDEEGARQEALTADKDFYIGYGFSDQCYLVRTEDFRARIYGESHPASARYPSYGGELFEKRVDSWMRNNGYMRLVYRHGSYIHQNIRRDVTAEAEGAAEPVLACYRSGMAAMEGLDYESAIVWFRLSLTAASRLWQQGRETERELRWLPHLQLSVCYDRLGRTEEAHASNEAAAAYAPSGHFSIEYNRAYFRSLMLDSAQAEHPPAEEGEAAGGTLLSLLIPSLPERKERLDPLLETLALQTAGKPVELIVMTDNRRRSTGAKRNSLLQQAQGRYVAFIDDDDRVSERYVDALLDAMAGRPEADCIVFEVMVHEGGKPPRTCLYGVEYEHGMDESRYYRKPNHLMVYRRELALRHPFRDIGYGEDDEWAARASRDIVDQARIDEVLYHYDWVVKPLSWYDRR